GGTCGACCCGGTGCAGGTAGTAGAGGTCGATGTGGTCGGTGTCCAGGCGGCGCAGCGAGTCCTCGACGGCCTGCTTGACGTACCCGGCGTCGCCGCGCGGGCGTCGGTCCGGGTCGGCGAGGCCGAACTTGGTGGCGAGCACGACCTCGTCCCGGCGGGACTTGATCGCCCGCCCGACCAGCTCCTCGTTCGCGCCGACGCCGTAGACATCGGCGGTGTCGAGGAGGACGACGCCCAGGTCCAGCGCGCGGTGGATGGTGGCGACGGACTCGCGATCGTCACCCGCGCCGTACGACTGGCTCATGCCCATGCAGCCCAAGCCCTGCTTGCCGGCCTGGAGTTCGCCCAGCAGCGTCACGCGGTGATCCCCTCGATCATGGTGTGCTCGATCTGCTCGTAGTGCGTGATCTTGAATTCGAGCACTTCAAGGCACGACTGCAACTCCGCGATGCGGTCGCGGACGGAGGCGCGGTGCTCGAACAGGATCTGTTTGCGACGGCCGGCCGTGGCCGCGCCTCGGTGCCGGAGCTGCGCGTACTCGCGCATCATGCGAATGGGCATGCCGGTGGTGCGGAGACGGGTCAGGAAGACGAGCCAGCCGAGGTCGTCGTCGCTGTAGTTGCGCCGCCCGCCGGAATCCCGAGCGGGCGGGTCGACCAGGCCGATCCGTTCGTAGTAGCGCAGCGTGTCGATCGACAACCCGCTGTGCTCGGCCGCTTGGGCGATCGAGTAAGTCACGGTGTCGACGGTAGGAGCTGGAGTGCACTCCAGGTCAACCCGATTCGCGGTACTCGGTCCGAATCTCCTCGGGCCGTCGTCCTCGGGGGGGGGTTGGCGCCGGAGGTCGTCCGGGGGGTCAGTCGTCCTTGGGCATGCTCCAGGCCTCAAGGTGCGCGGCCATGCCGGAGACGTCTATCTGCTCCCGGCCCAGCGCTCGCACCAGGTCGAGGGCGTCGTCTTCCGCCGCGTCGATCCACCAGCCGTTGATGTCGCACAACGTCACGGCCGCCACCCAGCCCAGCCGCCAGTTGCCCTCGGCCAACGGGCGGGTGCGGACGATGGAGTCGAGCAGCGCGGAAGCTTTCAGCCAGAGCGTGTCGTAAGCCTCGACCCCCAGCACGGTCGCCCGGGGGCGGTGGGCTGCGGAATCGAGGAGACCTAAGTCGCGCACGACCAGATCCCCGCCCGTGACGGCGGTCGCCAGCACGAGCAAGTCGCCGGCGTCGAGGTAGTTGACCACTGCTTGACGCGCTCCCTGTCCTGAAGGGCCGGGTCTCCGGTGCGGCCGCGCCGCCTCCGATATGCCTCTCGCGGCACCGCCCACCCCGTCAGGTCCGTATCGCCTCCCCGCCCGACAGGCGGCGAGGAACTTGTCGACCGCGTTGTGCACCGGGGCGCAACCTGGACGCAGTCTGATCTTCAACGGCGAACCATACCGGTGCGCTTCCGATCGGCGTGGCCGTTCACAGAGGTGGAGCGGTGAACAACCGGCATGATCGCGGTTGAGCTGCATGGATGGAGCTTATCGAACATAAGTTCGAACGGCGAGGGTGTTGAAGATCGATCACCCGAAGGTGTCGCGCGCGTCGTCGCCGGGTGCGGGGTTCCGCATCCGTCAGGCAGGTCGGATCAGGCGGAGCCCAGGCGGTCGAGCAGGCCCCGGTACTTGGGGAGCACGCGCCCGAGGACCTCGGACAGCTGCTCCTCCTTCTGCAACCTGGCCCACCGCTCGGCCAACGCCAAGCGCACGACCTCCTGCTTCGAACGTCCCTCGGCCGCGGCGAGTTCGTCGAGCCGCCGGTTCTCCTCTTCGCTCAGACGCAGAGTCATCGCCATGGGGAAGGACGGTACCAACTTGATACCACGTTGACTAGACCACGTTATATAACACTGTTGCGATACGATGGGCGAGTGCCACGACCCAAGACCCACGACGACGCGCTCCGCGCCCGACTGCTGGACCGCGCAGGAGAGTTGCTGTCCGCCGAAGGGCCAGGCGCTCTGAGCTTGCGCAGGCTCGCGGCGGATGTCAACACGTCCACGACCGCCGTCTACTCGCTGTTCGGCGGCAAGCCCGCACTGCTGAACTCCGTGTACGAAGAGGCATTCCGCCGATTCGGTGAACGCCTCACCGCCGTGCCGCAGACCGACGACCCGGTGGAGGACGTCGTCCAGTTGGGGTTGGCGTACCGGGAGAGCGCCCTCGCCGATCCCCAGTTCTACCTGGTGATGTTCAGCAAGGTGCCGGACTTCCAGCCTTCGGAGGACACCGAGGAGGCCGCCGTGCAGACGTTCCAGCCGGTGGTGCGGGACGTCGGGCGCGCGGTCGAGTCCGGGATGTTCGCGCGGGAGCCGCACGAGCTGATCGCGGTGGCGATGTGGGGCATGGTGCACGGGCTGGTGAGCCTGGAGCTGAACGGGAACCTGCCGCCGGACGTCGAGATCGCCCCGGTCTACGAGCGCGCGCTGCGTGCGTTCGCGGACGGTTGGCGCCGGCGCTGAACGTGGAGGTGGGGTCCGGGGAGGCGGCCGCCGCGAAACCTCCCCGGACCCCGTGGACTGTCCGCTATCGGGACAGTCCGCTGGTGAGCGCTTTGATCAGCTCGCCGTCGGCGGTGTCGCCGTCGAGCGACCAGATCATCGCGCCGCCAAGGCGCCGTTCCGCCACGTAACGGCCCTTGCGCTTCATCTCGACCGGGTCGTCCCAGGTCCAGAACGTCGTGCCGTCGAACAGCCACGCGTGGCCGGCCTTGGTGTCCCGGTGCACGGTGAAGTTCGGCAGTTGTGCCTTGAGGATCCGGTAGTCCTCGTACCCGGCCTCGTAGGTCGCGGGCGCGGGGCCGGTGGCGGGCTGGAACAGGCCGTTGTTCTCGTTGCGCACGCCCGTCCAGCCGCGGCTGTAGAACGGGACGCCCATGACGACCTTGCTCTTCGGCGCGCCGGACTTCAGGTAGTGGTCGATCGCCACCTGGGAGCTGAACTGCGGCGCGGTCGGGTCGGCCGAGGGCGTGCGGAGCGAGGACTGCTGGTTGGTCAGCGGGTCCCAGGCGCCGTGGAAGTCGTAGCCCTGGATCGTGCCGAAGGTCAGCAGTTCGAAGACCTTGGCGACCTCGAAGCCCCGGTCCACCTGGCGCGGGTCGGCGGGCAGGAACGCGGTGAGGTCGTAGCGCTTGCCGGTCTGCCGGGTGAGCTTGCCGAGCTGCTTGCGGTACTCGACCAGGAGCGCGGTGAAGTTCTGCTTGTCCTCGGGGCGGACGACGTTGCCGGGTGCGGCTTCCGACGACGGCCACTCCCAGTCGAGGTCGATGCCGTCGAACACGCCTGCCGCGGCGCCCGGTGCGGCGTCGGGGAAGTTGCCCTTGAGCCACATGTCGAGGCAGGAGGCGACGTGGGAGGCGCGGGACTCGGGGGTGAGGGCGGCGTTGGAGAAGTACTTGGAGCCGGTCCAGCCGCCCAGGGAGATGTTGATGCGCAGCTTGGGGTGCTTAACCTTGAGCTGCTTGAGCTGGTTGAGGTTGCCGGAGAGCGGTTGGCCCGCGACGTCCGCGGTGCCGTCGACGCTCTGCTCGGCGGTGAACGGGCGCTGGTAGTCGGCCCAGGTGTCGGCGCTGACGCACTTGCCGGACTCGTCCAGGAAGCCGAAGGCGTAGTTCAGGTGCGTGAGGCGGGGTGCGGTGCCATTGGCCACGAGGTCTTTGACCAGGAAGTTCCGGCCGTAGCCGCTCCACTGCGTGTAGTACCCGACCGTTCGCGCCTTGTCGTGGCCGCCGCCGTGCCTGTCTTCCGCCACGGCTTGCGGTGCCAGCGACACAGTCATCCCTGCCGCCATCACGGTGGCCAGGAGGGCGGGAAGCACCCTTCTTCGACTCGACATGCTTCTCCTCGGGCAGCCCTGCCTCTGTGGTCCAGACCACGCTAACGACAAGGTCTAGACCACTTCTACCCCCGAACGGCCGAATCCATTGATACGAATATTCCTCGCGTTGCTTGCAAACTTTTGCATGTGCGGGGTGGGGGGCGATCGCGCTAGCTTCGAAGTCGTTCGTTCAAGTTTGAATACGTTGGTTAGGGGGAGCTTGTGACGATCCTGGTGACCGGGGCGACCGGAACGATCGGCGGCGCGGTCGTGCGGCAATTGGCGGCGGCGGGTGTGCCGGTGAAGGCGTTGACGCGGAACCCGGCGCGGGCCGTGCTGCCTGCCGGTGTGGAGGTGGTGGGAGGTGATCTGACGCGGCCGGGTGAGCTGCCGTTGGCGGGCGTGACGGCGGTGTTCCTGCTGGCGGCGATCGAGTCGGAGGACGCGGTGGCGCACGCGGAGGCGTTCTTGGCCAGTGCGCCGGACCTGCGGCGGGTGGTGTTCCTGTCGAGCAACGCGGTGACCGTGAAGCGGCCGGGGAGCTACGAGCTGCACTACGACGTGGAGCGGGTGATCGAGGCGTCCGGGGTGGAGTGGACCCACGTGCGGCCGGGCGAGTTCATGGCCAACAAGCTGATCTGGGCGCGGACGATCAAGGCGGAGAACGTGGTGCGGGCGCCGTTCCCGGAGTCGGTGGGTGCGCCGGTGCACGAGGAGGACGTGGCCGAGGTGGCGGTGCACGCGTTGCTGCGTGACGGGCACGCCGGCAAGGCGTACACGTTGAGCGGTCCCGAGGCTTTGACGCACGTCGAACAGGTCGCGGCCATCGGCCGGGGGTTGGGCCGGCCCATCACGTTCGAACGCCTGACCTACGGCCAGGCACGCGCCAGCCTGATCCGTGACGAGGGCCTGCCGTACGACGTCGCCGAGTACCTCCTCGGCTACATGGCCCAGCACAACGAGGAACCGGCCTCCGTCACCCCCGACTTCACCACCGTCACGGGCCACCCGGGCCGCACCCTCGCCACCTGGGCCACCGACCACACCGCCGACCTCACCTAACCCACCGCGTGAGTCCTACGTTCAGAACGCGCGAGTCGTACCTTCAGAACCACCGTGTCCTACGTTCAGGACCCCCGAATTCAACGCTCAGAACAAACGATCTTGTACTGAGCGTTGAACTCGGGGGTCGCGAACGTAGGACTCACCCGTTCTGAACGTAGGACTCACGGGGCCTGAACGTAGGACTCACTGGTCCTGGGGGTTCGACACGCGGGGCCTGAGCGTTCGACTCGCGGTTAGTGGACGGCGCCGTACTGGCGGTCGCCGGCGTCGCCGAGGCCGGGGACGATGAAGCCCGAGTCGTTCAGGCGTTCGTCGATGCTGGCGGTGACGAGGCGGACGGGGAGGCCCGAGTCCTCCAGGTGCTTGATGCCCTCGGGCGCGGCCAAGGCGCAGATCGCCGTCACGTCGGTGGCGCCGCGGTCGGTGAGCAGGCGGATCGTGTAAGCCATGGAACCGCCGGTGGCGAGCATCGGGTCCAGCACGAACACCGGACGGCCGGCCAGCGACTCGGGCAGCGACTCCATGTACGGCGTCGGCTGGAGGGTCTCCTCGTCACGCGCCAAGCCGACGAACCCCATCTGCGCGTCCGGGATCAGCTTGTGCGCCTGGTCCGCCATGCCGAGACCGGCACGCAGCACCGGCACCAGCAGCGGCGGGTTGGCCAAGCGGTAGCCGGTGGTCCGGGCGACGGGCGTGTGCACCCGCTCCTCCGCCACCGGCAGGTCACGCGTGGCCTCGTAGACGAGCATCACGGTGAGCTCGTGCAGCGCGGCACGGAACGCCGCGTTGTCCGTGCGGGCGTCGCGCATGGTGGTCAGCCGCGCCCTGGCCAGTGGGTGATCGACAACGAGGACGTCCATGGTCGAACAGTATGTGGTACGTGTAGGCGATGCCCGACGGCTCGTTACCCACCTCCGTCGTCCGCCTCCTCGACGCCCGCGGTGGGACGGTCGGTGCAGGAGTCGTGCTGGGCGGCCACGTCGTCACGTGCGCCCATGTGGTCAACCTGGCCCTGGGACTGGACGAACGGTCGCCCGAGCAGCCGTCCGGGACGATCGAGGTCGACTTCCCCGCGTTGGACGGCGTAACGGCGACAGCGCACGTGCACTCGTGGGCTCCCCCGCCGCCGGAGGAAGGCCAAGCCGGTGACGACGTGGCCGTCCTGGAGTTGCACCTACCCGACGACGTGACACCAGCGCGGTTGATCTCGACTCCGCTCCGCAACGGCAGTCCGGTCGACGTGCTCGGCTACCCGGCGGGCCGACCGGACGGCGCGTGGGTGCGGGCGGTGGTGCGCGGCCAGGTCGGCGGACGGCTGTTGCAGCTGGACAGCGACTCGGCGTTGACCGTGCAGCGCGGGTACAGCGGCAGCCCGGTGTGGGATCCGGCGACCGGCCGGGTGGTGGGCATCATCGCCACGGCCGCGACACAGGACAGCTACGCCATCACGGCCGAACGGTTGGGCCAGGCGATCCCGGAAGGGCCGGACAACCTCACCGTGCTGCACCTGGCCGGGACGAGGTTCGGCTCGGGTCGGGAGGTGTGGTCGCCCGGCAGCTTCGGCGAGCTGCGGCCCGACCTGATCGTGTTCACCGGTGACCTGACCGAGCACGGCATGCCCGACGAGTTCGTGGACGGTTTCGGGTTCCTGGCCGAGGTGGCGGAGGCGGTGCGACTGCCGCGCGAACGGGTGGTAGTCGTGCCGGGGACGCGGGACGTGAACCGGCGCGCGTGTGGGGCGTACTTCGCGCAGGAAGAGGCCTGGGGGCGCGTGCCGACTTGGCCGTACTGGCCGAAGTGGGGTCCGTTCGCGGCGGCGTTCCAGGAGTTCTACGGCGGCCGGTTCAGCTTCACGCCGGACGAGCCGTGGACGCTGTTCGACTACCCGGACCTGGAACTCGTGGTCGCCGGGATGAACACCACGATGCCGGTGACGCATGAGAGCGACGGCTTCGGGTTGGGCGAACCGCAGGTCGAGCGGTTCGAGGAGCTGCTCCGCCATCCCACGCGCCCCGACTGGGGTCGGCTGTGCGCCGTTCAGGGACCGGTCGAACCGAGTTCGCCCGTGGACCTGCGGTTGGCCAGTCCACGGCACGAGAGCGCCAGTTGGTCACTCGCCACCGTGCCGGCTCGGGATCGTCGTCTCGCGATGGCCTCGACCGTGGAGCTGCGCGGGGTTTCGGACACCTTCTTCGAGAGGGTGCTGGAGGCCACCAAGGTCGCGCACCCGACCGCGACCGTCACGCCGCGACCCGAGGACCACTACCTCCGGGTGTCGAAGCAACGCCCAGGTGGCGGCTTCGAGCAGTGGCCGGTCGGGGTGTCCGCCGAACTCGAAGACGCAGAGCTGAACCGGTTCGTGGAGCAGGTGCACAAGTCGTTCGCGGCGGCGGACCCATCGGTGCCGTCCGAGCTGGTCTACAGCGGACCGCCGGCCCCATCGGAACTCGTGCTGGCGGCGCGGCGGAAGGGCGTGCGGCTGCGCAGCTTCGTGGAGTACGGCGGCTTGCTGGACCTGCGCCCGTTGGCGGACCGGCAGGCACGACGGCTCGCGGCCGACCAGGTGTACCCGGCTGACCTGTACGTGCCGCAGCGGTTCGGCATCGCGGGGTCGCCGGACGGTGGCGACGACCTGCTCGACCGGACGCTCACGTGGCTGCGTGAGGAGGTCGCGCGGTTCGTGGTGGTGCTGGGCGACTTCGGGCGCGGCAAGTCGTTTCTGTTGCGGCAGTTGACGCGCGCGTTGCCCGACGAGCACCCCGGCCTGATGCCGGTGCTGGTGGAGCTGCGCAGCCTGGAGAAGGCGCCGACGTTGGACGAGCTGCTGGCACAGCACCTGGTCCGCGAGGGCGTCGAGGACGTCGGCGTGACCAGGCTCCAGTACATGATCAGCAGCGGTCGGTTGGCGTTGTTGTTCGACGGGTTCGATGAACTGGAACTGCGGGTCGGGTACGACAACGCGGCCGACTACCTGACCACGTTGATGAAGGCCGTCACCGATCGGGCGAAGGTCGTGCTGACCAGTCGGACCCAGCACTTCAGGTCCACCAACCAGGTTCTGAACGCGTTGGGGCA
This is a stretch of genomic DNA from Saccharothrix ecbatanensis. It encodes these proteins:
- a CDS encoding MerR family transcriptional regulator, which produces MTYSIAQAAEHSGLSIDTLRYYERIGLVDPPARDSGGRRNYSDDDLGWLVFLTRLRTTGMPIRMMREYAQLRHRGAATAGRRKQILFEHRASVRDRIAELQSCLEVLEFKITHYEQIEHTMIEGITA
- a CDS encoding type II toxin-antitoxin system death-on-curing family toxin, with protein sequence MVNYLDAGDLLVLATAVTGGDLVVRDLGLLDSAAHRPRATVLGVEAYDTLWLKASALLDSIVRTRPLAEGNWRLGWVAAVTLCDINGWWIDAAEDDALDLVRALGREQIDVSGMAAHLEAWSMPKDD
- a CDS encoding type II toxin-antitoxin system VapB family antitoxin is translated as MAMTLRLSEEENRRLDELAAAEGRSKQEVVRLALAERWARLQKEEQLSEVLGRVLPKYRGLLDRLGSA
- a CDS encoding TetR/AcrR family transcriptional regulator; translation: MPRPKTHDDALRARLLDRAGELLSAEGPGALSLRRLAADVNTSTTAVYSLFGGKPALLNSVYEEAFRRFGERLTAVPQTDDPVEDVVQLGLAYRESALADPQFYLVMFSKVPDFQPSEDTEEAAVQTFQPVVRDVGRAVESGMFAREPHELIAVAMWGMVHGLVSLELNGNLPPDVEIAPVYERALRAFADGWRRR
- a CDS encoding glycoside hydrolase family 18 protein: MSSRRRVLPALLATVMAAGMTVSLAPQAVAEDRHGGGHDKARTVGYYTQWSGYGRNFLVKDLVANGTAPRLTHLNYAFGFLDESGKCVSADTWADYQRPFTAEQSVDGTADVAGQPLSGNLNQLKQLKVKHPKLRINISLGGWTGSKYFSNAALTPESRASHVASCLDMWLKGNFPDAAPGAAAGVFDGIDLDWEWPSSEAAPGNVVRPEDKQNFTALLVEYRKQLGKLTRQTGKRYDLTAFLPADPRQVDRGFEVAKVFELLTFGTIQGYDFHGAWDPLTNQQSSLRTPSADPTAPQFSSQVAIDHYLKSGAPKSKVVMGVPFYSRGWTGVRNENNGLFQPATGPAPATYEAGYEDYRILKAQLPNFTVHRDTKAGHAWLFDGTTFWTWDDPVEMKRKGRYVAERRLGGAMIWSLDGDTADGELIKALTSGLSR
- a CDS encoding NmrA family NAD(P)-binding protein: MTILVTGATGTIGGAVVRQLAAAGVPVKALTRNPARAVLPAGVEVVGGDLTRPGELPLAGVTAVFLLAAIESEDAVAHAEAFLASAPDLRRVVFLSSNAVTVKRPGSYELHYDVERVIEASGVEWTHVRPGEFMANKLIWARTIKAENVVRAPFPESVGAPVHEEDVAEVAVHALLRDGHAGKAYTLSGPEALTHVEQVAAIGRGLGRPITFERLTYGQARASLIRDEGLPYDVAEYLLGYMAQHNEEPASVTPDFTTVTGHPGRTLATWATDHTADLT
- the upp gene encoding uracil phosphoribosyltransferase, whose translation is MDVLVVDHPLARARLTTMRDARTDNAAFRAALHELTVMLVYEATRDLPVAEERVHTPVARTTGYRLANPPLLVPVLRAGLGMADQAHKLIPDAQMGFVGLARDEETLQPTPYMESLPESLAGRPVFVLDPMLATGGSMAYTIRLLTDRGATDVTAICALAAPEGIKHLEDSGLPVRLVTASIDERLNDSGFIVPGLGDAGDRQYGAVH